The following proteins are encoded in a genomic region of Hippoglossus hippoglossus isolate fHipHip1 chromosome 3, fHipHip1.pri, whole genome shotgun sequence:
- the LOC117757668 gene encoding uncharacterized protein LOC117757668 — protein sequence MDRSGVDNPAEAAGATSRKRSVAWCFFKPLSPRSVQCLLCSGLQAKQQGSTTTMLRHLRLKHPREVARKFRGQASEAVHTNGHQGAHTDREQLCSVESALEDCDSDIHETMNESVISSAVTGMAAQGDPAELAAQGETLDDGDNRPVRCTRHKRSLIWRHYERLDSLNAARCLICMKKLQCTENGGTSNLRRHMLKRHPEVFARLVADGLKPFPPDSSHGSNANGDTSTEQRQHSGVLPGSRAFEGEKRVLRREQELIEALRRTQKEEARALEHQRELLEKLRAADAREAAAEWKKIESLRTAQQEEAKELGRQREELQKEKTALQKKWDELQQEREELLLFSRGQ from the exons ATGGACCGCAGCGGTGTGGACAACCCGGCGGAGGCAGCCGGAGCCACGAGCCGCAAACGGAGCGTGGCCTGGTGCTTCTTTAAACCCTTGAGCCCCAGGTCGGTGCAGTGTCTGCTGTGCAGCGGCCTCCAGGCCAAACAGCAGGGCAGCACCACCACCATGCTGAGACACCTGCGGCTCAAACATCCCAGAGAGGTCGCCAGGAAGTTCAGAGGACAAGCGTCTGAAGCTGTCCACACGAACGGTCACCAGGGGGCGCACACGGACAGGGAGCAGCTCTGCTCTG TGGAATCGGCTCTGGAGGACTGTGACTCTGACATCCACGAGACTATGAATGAATCTGTCATTAGTTCTGCTGTTACCGGCATGGCTGCACAGGGAGATCCAGCAGAACTGGCTGCACAGGGAGAGACATTGGATGATGGTGATAACCGTCCTGTAAGATGTACCCGGCACAAACGTAGTCTGATCTGGAGGCACTATGAGCGTCTGGACAGTTTGAACGCTGCTCGCTGCCTCATTTGCATGAAGAAGTTGCAGTGCACGGAAAACGGGGGAACCAGCAACTTGCGTCGCCACATGTTGAAGAGACACCCGGAGGTGTTTGCCAGACTCGTGGCTGACGGGCTCAAACCGTTTCCTCCAGACTCTTCACATGGCTCAAACGCCAATGGTGACACTtccacagagcagaggcagCATTCAG GTGTGCTGCCAGGTTCAAGAGCATTTGAAGGAGAAAAACGGGTTTTGAGACGAGAGCAGGAGCTGATTGAAGCACTGAGGAGAACGCAGAAGGAGGAGGCCCGGGCTCTGGAGCATCAGAGGGAGCTGCTCGAGAAGCTACGTGCAGCGGATGCCAGAGAGGCAGCTGCAGAGTGGAAGAAAATCGAGTCGTTGAGGACGGCACAGCAGGAAGAAGCCAAAGAACTGGGCCGACAGAGAGAAGAGCTGCAGAAGGAAAAGACAGCGCTACAGAAGAAATGGGATGAGCTTCAGCAGGAAAGAGAAGAGCTTCTCTTGTTTTCCAGAGGACAGTAA